The following proteins are encoded in a genomic region of Chloroflexota bacterium:
- a CDS encoding response regulator, whose translation MLDPQGRSPAPSDNQVLVVEDDLTIALLIAAILEDAGYQPVVVRDGRKALRVIRELRPVVITLDLELPDLDGRAVLQRLMAERATDRLPVVVVSGSTELLSREERRSVSRALTKPFDLTELIQAVDEVAARGVSGCS comes from the coding sequence ATGCTAGATCCACAAGGGCGCTCACCCGCACCCTCTGACAACCAGGTGCTCGTCGTCGAAGACGACCTGACCATCGCGCTCCTGATCGCCGCTATTCTCGAAGACGCCGGCTACCAGCCGGTCGTCGTGCGGGACGGGCGCAAGGCGTTGCGCGTCATCCGCGAGCTGCGGCCGGTCGTCATCACGCTCGACCTGGAGCTGCCAGACCTTGACGGGCGCGCCGTGCTGCAGCGGCTGATGGCCGAGCGCGCCACCGACCGACTGCCGGTCGTCGTCGTCTCGGGCAGCACCGAGCTGCTGTCTCGCGAGGAACGGCGGTCGGTGTCGCGCGCGCTCACCAAGCCGTTCGACCTGACCGAGCTGATCCAGGCAGTTGACGAGGTTGCCGCGCGGGGGGTGTCCGGATGCAGCTGA
- a CDS encoding glycosyltransferase family 2 protein produces MLDVSVVIVNYKVRDLLRDCLRSLEHDLATLTGEVWVVDNASGDGSVEMVREEFPWVRLIASTWNRGYGAANNLAIREAAGRYRYLLILNPDTKLPPNALVDTIAEMERHPDIGALGPKLIRGDGTLDRACRRSFPSPEVAFYRLFGLARLFPNHPRFARYNLLNVDEDTAMDVDSVCGAYMLLRREVVERVGMFDEAYRMYGEDLDWAYRIKAAGWRVRYHPAVTVLHLKGQSSRQRPVSSIRAFYDAMRVFYDKHYAREHDAAFNLAVHGGIGLLEMAALARNRFKPAR; encoded by the coding sequence CTGCTCGACGTTTCCGTGGTCATCGTCAACTACAAAGTGCGCGACCTCCTGCGCGACTGCCTTCGCTCGTTGGAGCACGACCTTGCGACGCTCACCGGCGAGGTCTGGGTGGTGGACAACGCCTCGGGCGACGGTTCGGTCGAGATGGTCCGCGAGGAGTTCCCGTGGGTCCGGCTGATCGCCAGCACCTGGAACCGAGGGTACGGCGCGGCGAACAACCTGGCCATCCGCGAGGCGGCCGGCCGCTACCGCTACCTGCTGATCCTCAATCCCGACACGAAGCTGCCGCCCAACGCCCTGGTGGACACCATCGCCGAGATGGAGCGCCACCCGGACATCGGGGCGCTCGGCCCGAAGCTGATCCGGGGCGACGGCACGCTGGACCGGGCCTGCCGGCGCTCGTTCCCGTCGCCGGAAGTGGCATTCTACCGGCTGTTCGGGCTGGCACGCCTCTTCCCGAACCATCCCCGCTTCGCCCGCTACAACCTGCTGAACGTGGACGAAGACACGGCCATGGACGTGGACTCAGTGTGCGGGGCGTACATGCTGCTGCGCCGCGAGGTCGTGGAGCGCGTCGGCATGTTCGACGAGGCCTATCGGATGTACGGCGAGGATCTGGACTGGGCCTACCGGATCAAAGCGGCTGGCTGGCGGGTGCGCTACCACCCGGCCGTGACGGTCTTGCACCTGAAGGGCCAGAGCAGCCGCCAGCGGCCGGTCTCCTCGATCCGCGCGTTCTACGACGCGATGCGCGTCTTCTACGACAAGCACTACGCACGGGAGCACGACGCGGCGTTCAACCTGGCGGTGCACGGTGGGATCGGGCTGCTGGAAATGGCGGCGCTGGCCCGGAACCGGTTCAAGCCAGCTCGCTGA
- a CDS encoding serine/threonine protein kinase, translating to MERAVGQDGGQTPGQGIGNYRLVARVGVGLDTEVWQAEDVVRGRTVALKLYPSRFALDWSFVQRLKRTARVAAELRHPNLLPCLDAGAADGRAYVASPLAADGSLAQRLAGQPWTVDAAITLLGPLASGLDAMHGQNGVHRNLKPSNVLFDGSTPLLCDILTPRPFDPLEDLAQFGHLALAPEYAAPEQVAGDATPSSRLSDLYSFGALAFELLTGRPPFVGPSTVGVLYAHIAMPLPSAADLNPALPAAVDLVLGTMLAKDPCHRFASAVAFVTALGHAISPTWQQAVGGVTGYGHNLDEVRQPGRRTRLRWREL from the coding sequence ATGGAGCGAGCAGTCGGGCAGGATGGCGGGCAGACACCCGGACAGGGGATCGGTAACTATCGGCTGGTCGCGCGCGTCGGGGTCGGTCTGGACACCGAGGTCTGGCAGGCTGAGGACGTTGTGCGCGGTCGAACGGTCGCGCTCAAGCTGTATCCCTCGCGGTTCGCCCTGGACTGGTCGTTCGTGCAGCGGCTCAAGCGCACCGCACGCGTCGCCGCCGAGCTGCGCCACCCGAACCTGCTGCCCTGCCTGGATGCCGGCGCGGCGGATGGCCGGGCGTACGTGGCGAGTCCGCTGGCTGCCGACGGCTCGCTGGCCCAGCGCCTGGCCGGCCAGCCCTGGACCGTGGACGCGGCCATCACGCTCCTGGGGCCGCTCGCCAGCGGCCTCGACGCCATGCACGGCCAAAACGGGGTGCATCGCAACCTCAAGCCATCGAACGTCCTGTTCGACGGAAGCACGCCGCTCCTCTGCGACATCCTCACGCCGCGCCCGTTCGACCCTTTGGAGGATCTCGCGCAGTTCGGGCACCTGGCGCTTGCCCCCGAGTACGCCGCCCCCGAGCAGGTGGCTGGCGACGCCACGCCCTCCAGCCGCCTGAGCGACCTGTACAGCTTCGGCGCGCTGGCGTTCGAGCTGCTGACGGGCCGGCCGCCGTTCGTCGGGCCGTCCACGGTCGGCGTGCTGTACGCGCACATCGCCATGCCGTTGCCGTCCGCCGCTGACCTGAACCCCGCGCTGCCGGCCGCCGTCGATCTCGTGCTCGGGACGATGCTGGCGAAGGATCCTTGCCACCGCTTCGCGAGCGCGGTGGCCTTTGTCACCGCGCTGGGGCACGCCATCAGCCCGACGTGGCAGCAGGCGGTCGGCGGCGTGACGGGCTACGGGCACAACCTCGATGAGGTGCGCCAGCCCGGCCGGCGCACCCGCCTGCGCTGGCGCGAGCTGTAG